The following are encoded in a window of Salinibacter ruber DSM 13855 genomic DNA:
- a CDS encoding alpha/beta hydrolase has translation MPPSGETGTFRTHDGLSLATRRWTPSAAPEAHVLLVHGYAEHCGRYDHVATALTEQGAAVHAYDQRGHGRSDGRRAYVDRFEQYLADLDAFRLHVAPLEDKPVFLFGHSMGGLVTVLYVLNRRPHVDGLLLSAPAIEVNPDLAPVLRRMAQALGRVAPTLPTVRSPQGSISRDPAVLEDARNDPLNYHGRTLARTGAELLRAGNDAQCRLHELTIPFLVFHGTADPLVSPAGSRHLHERAAAPDKTLKLYDGLYHETFNEPERERVLGDVSTWLAERLPTDPAR, from the coding sequence ATGCCTCCTTCCGGCGAAACGGGCACGTTCCGCACCCACGACGGCCTCTCGCTCGCGACGCGACGATGGACGCCAAGTGCGGCCCCCGAAGCACACGTCCTTCTGGTGCACGGCTACGCCGAGCACTGTGGGCGGTACGACCATGTCGCGACCGCCCTCACGGAGCAGGGAGCCGCCGTCCACGCCTACGACCAGCGGGGCCACGGGCGCTCGGACGGACGGCGGGCCTACGTGGACCGCTTCGAGCAGTACCTCGCAGACCTCGATGCGTTTCGGCTCCACGTCGCGCCTCTAGAGGACAAGCCGGTGTTCCTCTTCGGCCACAGCATGGGCGGGCTCGTCACGGTGCTCTATGTCCTGAACCGCCGCCCCCACGTCGATGGCCTTTTGCTCAGCGCCCCCGCCATTGAAGTCAACCCCGACCTCGCCCCGGTCCTGCGCCGCATGGCACAGGCCCTGGGCCGCGTCGCCCCCACCCTGCCGACCGTGCGCTCCCCACAGGGATCGATCTCTCGGGACCCGGCGGTCCTGGAGGACGCGCGGAACGACCCGCTCAACTACCACGGGCGCACCCTCGCCCGCACCGGCGCCGAGCTCCTACGGGCCGGAAACGACGCCCAATGCCGCCTCCACGAGCTGACGATCCCGTTTCTGGTGTTCCACGGCACGGCGGATCCCCTGGTCTCTCCCGCCGGAAGCCGGCACCTCCACGAGCGGGCCGCCGCTCCCGACAAGACCCTCAAGCTCTACGACGGGCTCTACCACGAGACCTTCAACGAACCGGAGCGGGAGCGCGTCCTTGGTGACGTGAGCACCTGGCTCGCGGAGCGCTTGCCTACCGATCCGGCCCGGTGA
- a CDS encoding asparagine--tRNA ligase, with the protein MSDADSPAPMLSPDREDGTIEDFTRIEDLADHVDETVTLKGWLHNQRGSGGIKFLILRDGSGFVQCVVPQDAVDADSWAVADDVRQEAALEITGSVSADERAPGGYELQVDAVERIGESGDYPVTPKEHGIDFLMEHRHLWLRSESQWAVMRIRNRIETAIHEFFQERGFLQTDAPILTGNAVEGTSTLFDLDYFDDESAYLTQSGQLHGEAMAMAYGKVYTFGPTFRAEKSATRRHLTEFWMIEPEMAFYDLEMNAQLAEDFVAHIVQAVLEDCEEELEALDRDTSALEQVETPFPRISYDEAVELLRSDETAEMIDERIEALNEEKAELLEEKEENQTRRGQAKKHVKRKIDAREIEINKRVDEIEEALRNLPDWKESAQTFEWGSDFGGDDETVLTWHFDRPVIVHRFPAEIKAFYMKRDPDDDRLAMGIDVLAPEGYGEIIGGGERATDLDFLKEQIEAHDLPEDVFDWYLDLRKFGSVPHSGFGLGLERTVSWITGRDHVRETIPFPRTIARLHP; encoded by the coding sequence ATGTCCGACGCCGACTCCCCCGCCCCGATGCTCAGTCCCGACCGCGAGGATGGGACCATCGAGGACTTTACCCGCATCGAGGACCTCGCCGATCACGTCGACGAGACGGTCACCCTGAAGGGCTGGCTCCACAACCAGCGCGGCTCCGGGGGGATCAAGTTTTTGATCCTGCGCGACGGCTCCGGCTTCGTGCAGTGCGTGGTGCCGCAGGACGCGGTGGACGCGGACAGCTGGGCCGTGGCCGATGACGTGCGGCAGGAGGCCGCGCTCGAGATTACCGGCTCCGTGAGTGCGGACGAGCGGGCGCCAGGGGGGTATGAGCTGCAGGTCGACGCCGTCGAGCGGATCGGGGAGTCCGGCGACTATCCCGTCACGCCGAAGGAGCACGGCATCGACTTTCTGATGGAGCACCGCCACCTGTGGCTCCGGAGCGAGAGCCAATGGGCGGTCATGCGCATTCGCAACCGCATCGAGACGGCCATCCACGAGTTCTTCCAGGAGCGGGGCTTTCTCCAGACCGACGCGCCCATCCTGACGGGGAACGCCGTGGAGGGGACGTCTACGCTGTTTGACCTGGACTACTTCGACGACGAGAGTGCCTACCTCACCCAGAGTGGGCAGCTGCACGGGGAGGCGATGGCGATGGCCTACGGCAAGGTCTACACGTTCGGCCCCACGTTCCGCGCCGAGAAGTCGGCCACCCGGCGCCATCTTACCGAGTTCTGGATGATCGAGCCGGAGATGGCGTTCTACGATCTGGAGATGAATGCCCAGCTCGCGGAGGACTTCGTGGCCCACATCGTCCAGGCCGTCCTGGAGGACTGCGAGGAGGAGCTGGAGGCGCTGGATCGGGACACGTCCGCCCTCGAACAGGTGGAGACGCCATTCCCCCGCATCAGCTACGACGAGGCGGTGGAGCTGCTCCGCAGCGACGAGACGGCCGAGATGATTGACGAGCGCATCGAAGCCCTGAACGAAGAGAAGGCCGAACTCCTGGAGGAAAAGGAGGAGAACCAGACACGCCGCGGGCAGGCGAAGAAGCACGTGAAGCGCAAGATCGACGCCCGCGAGATTGAGATCAACAAGCGCGTCGACGAGATCGAGGAGGCCCTCCGCAACCTGCCGGACTGGAAGGAGTCGGCCCAAACCTTCGAGTGGGGCTCCGACTTTGGCGGCGACGACGAGACGGTGCTCACGTGGCACTTCGACCGTCCGGTCATCGTGCACCGCTTCCCCGCCGAGATCAAGGCGTTCTACATGAAGCGGGACCCCGACGACGACCGCCTCGCGATGGGGATCGATGTGCTCGCGCCGGAGGGCTACGGCGAGATCATCGGCGGCGGCGAGCGGGCGACGGACCTCGACTTCCTGAAGGAGCAGATTGAGGCGCACGACCTGCCGGAGGACGTCTTCGACTGGTACCTCGACCTGCGCAAGTTCGGCTCGGTCCCCCACAGCGGCTTCGGGCTGGGACTGGAGCGGACCGTCTCCTGGATCACCGGCCGCGATCACGTCCGCGAGACCATTCCCTTCCCCCGCACGATCGCGCGGCTGCATCCGTAA
- a CDS encoding SIMPL domain-containing protein, with translation MFYRLFPLWLVVVAALFTAVGPAAAQDDDRSTVSVSGEGTVTAQPDQALVRFGVVTRAETAGAARTQNATAAKTAMNAVRGLDVPEEKLQMESLRLQPQYEYNDEENRRELVGYEATRQVVVELDRLDVLPQLVADVVEGGANELDGIDYRLSDRTQFRNEALREAARAAREKARLLAATLDAQLGSVRTINEQSFDFVRPQPQRARVEMAKTTSTSQGEPEAYAAGEIEVSAQVQVTFDLLTGPDR, from the coding sequence ATGTTTTATCGTCTTTTTCCCCTCTGGCTCGTCGTCGTTGCGGCCCTTTTTACTGCGGTAGGCCCCGCCGCCGCGCAGGACGACGACCGGTCGACGGTGTCCGTGAGCGGGGAGGGGACCGTCACCGCACAGCCCGATCAGGCCCTCGTGCGCTTCGGGGTGGTCACGCGGGCCGAGACCGCCGGGGCGGCCCGGACCCAAAACGCGACGGCGGCCAAGACTGCGATGAATGCGGTGCGCGGCCTGGACGTCCCCGAGGAAAAACTGCAGATGGAGAGCCTCCGCCTCCAGCCGCAGTACGAGTACAACGACGAGGAAAACCGGCGCGAGCTCGTGGGCTACGAGGCGACCCGTCAGGTGGTGGTCGAGCTCGATCGCCTGGACGTGTTGCCCCAGCTCGTGGCCGATGTCGTGGAGGGCGGGGCGAACGAGCTCGACGGCATCGACTACCGGCTCAGCGATCGGACGCAGTTTCGCAACGAGGCACTGCGCGAGGCGGCCCGGGCGGCACGTGAGAAGGCCCGTCTCCTGGCCGCGACGCTCGACGCGCAGCTCGGGTCCGTGCGGACCATCAACGAACAGAGCTTCGACTTCGTGCGCCCCCAGCCGCAGAGGGCTCGTGTGGAGATGGCCAAGACCACCAGCACCAGTCAGGGCGAGCCGGAGGCATATGCCGCTGGGGAAATTGAAGTCTCGGCCCAGGTGCAGGTGACGTTTGACCTCCTCACCGGGCCGGATCGGTAG